One part of the Sander vitreus isolate 19-12246 chromosome 10, sanVit1, whole genome shotgun sequence genome encodes these proteins:
- the arhgef37 gene encoding rho guanine nucleotide exchange factor 37, which translates to MEVPRRPQPSSFTLPLPKPASSALSPLGALEKISKKDVMKEKFQETEDETADTDEFEEEIFSTEEELNASVFVEAPAETSELLDTNTSTGGTNVKLSSQDSFSEDSTISEERLAEEAEEAKKKSEEEEAAAKEREAQRQMLAIEELVQSERNYIRLLQISTVTIKSNLQKLQPPPANLDSMFLYIEDVIDVSSRLLSLLDQKQVQPGDPLFLKTLCDSFLSLSSDIEAAYKEYLANYTNITVVENSYKQKEALWNEIVRVIKASAPEVNATSLSFFLVMPVQRIARYPLLLQTIQKHTERTHPAYGLLEHAAHTSIALNCRINEYKRFREVADKYKKTETLTIKDKINRLNTHSIAKKTARLSQHIKHETGIAPKLVDEEFDALEGFFYVLEHGILELLENVETYLHHLQVFLACKTEEFDLDMDGEKAPICYKEITTALRQWILPTFEKRMRTLIHKPLCALRDLLVGPRNLIRKRLDKLLDYELIEAKSTLSYEEQAVANTYRTMNTLLLNELPQFNGMALQMIWSMLGTFSCLHKDLASDMEQLFQSFAQQLPHSSLNPSAFWRWAESAVLEGAGRLETLCQSVEDTLNAPAVQPLSPSSQRRLKQLTDKHGSGKIYQVMEMVVGSRDLDLNLARGELVAIISEADSRGDKRRWLVDAGGRRGYAPCSKLIRYHQATEDPPPSPHLTPPDGVTEIRRHSYTPESRPLTVMSRPCFQILAAYDFTARGNHEVSLRAGEPVRVLERHDKRGNPEWSLVEARGGKRGYAPSNYLTMVPMGTGPPGTYQPYC; encoded by the exons ATGGAGGTGCCCAGGAGGCCTCAGCCCTCCTCCTTCACACTGCCTCTCCCTAAACCGGCCTCATCTGCTCTGTCTCCCCTCGGAGCTTTGGAGAAGATCTCCAAGAAAGATGTAATGAAAGAGAAGTTCCAGGAGACGGAGGATGAAACCGCAGACACAGATGAGTTTGAGGAAGAGATTTTCAGCACAGAGGAGGAGTTGAATGCGTCGGTGTTTGTGGAGGCGCCTGCCGAGACCTCGGAACTTTTGGATACAAACACTTCCACTGGGGGGACAAATGTCAAACTCTCCTCACAGGATAGTTTCTCAGAGGACAGCACAATATCAGAGGAGAGGTtggcagaggaggcagaagaggccaaaaagaagtctgaagaggaggaagcgGCAGCTAAAGAGAGGGAAGCCCAGAGACAGATGCTGGCCATCGAGGAGCTGGTCCAGTCGGAGAGGAATTACATTCGACTGCTGCAAATTAGCACCGTGACCATCAAGAGCAACCTCCAGAAACTACAG CCTCCTCCAGCCAACCTGGACAGCATGTTTCTCTACATCGAGGATGTGATTGACGTGTCAAGTCGACTCCTCAGCCTGCTGGACCAGAAGCAGGTTCAGCCTGGAGACCCCCTCTTCCTGAAGACACTCT GTGATTCGTTCCTCAGCCTGTCTTCAGACATTGAGGCAGCCTATAAGGAATACCTGGCCAACTACACCAACATTACAGTGGTGGAGAACAGCTACAAACAGAAGGAGGCGCTCTGGAATGAGATTGTCAGAGTCATCAAGGCCTCAGC GCCTGAAGTAAACGCCACCTCTCTGAGTTTCTTCTTGGTGATGCCGGTGCAGCGAATCGCCCGCTACCCCCTCCTCCTGCAGACCATCCAGAAACACACTGAACGAACGCACCCGGCGTATGGCCTTCTGGAGCATGCCGCTCATACCTCCATCGCCTTGAACTGTCGCATCAATGAGTACAAACGCTTCAGAGAAGTTG CTGACAAATACAAGAAGACAGAAACCCTGACCATAAAGGACAAGATCAACCGCCTCAACACCCACAGCATCGCAAAGAAGACAGCGAGGCTCAGCCAGCACATCAAACATGAGACTGGAATAGCACCTAAG CTGGTGGATGAGGAGTTTGACGCCCTGGAAGGTTTCTTTTATGTTCTGGAGCATGGGATCCTGGAGCTCCTTGAGAACGTGGAGACGTACCTGCACCACCTACAG GTATTCCTGGCCTGCAAAACGGAGGAGTTTGATTTAGATATGGATGGAGAGAAGGCACCTATCTGCTACAAGGAGATCACTACTGCTCTCAGACAGTGGATTCTTCCTACATTT GAGAAGAGGATGAGGACGTTAATCCACAAGCCGCTGTGTGCGCTCCGTGACCTCCTGGTGGGCCCGAGGAACCTGATCAGAAAAAGGCTGGACAAGCTGCTCGACTATGAACTGATAGAAGCCAAATCCACTCTGAGCTACGAGGAACAGGCTGTGGCCAACACGTACAG GACGATGAACACGTTGCTCCTTAATGAGCTTCCTCAGTTTAATGGTATGGCTCTGCAGATGATCTGGAGCATGTTGGGCACGTTCAGCTGCCTGCATAAAGACCTCGCCTCAGACATGGAGCAGTTGTTCCAGAGCTTTGCACAACAG CTCCCTCACAGCTCTCTCAATCCCAGTGCATTCTGGAGGTGGGCAGAGTCTGCAGTGCTGGAAGGTGCGGGAAGACTGGAGACTTTGTGTCAAAGTGTAGAGGACACGCTGAATGCGCCTGCCGTCCAG CCTCTGAGTCCATCCTCTCAGCGTCGTCTGAAGCAGCTAACAGATAAGCACGGTTCTGGTAAAATCTACCAGGTGATGGAGATGGTGGTGGGCAGCCGGGACCTGGACCTGAACCTGGCCAGAGGCGAGCTGGTGGCCATAATCAGTGAGGCAGACAGCCGCGGGGACAAACGAAGATGGCTGGTCGACGCAGGAG GCAGAAGAGGGTACGCCCCCTGTTCCAAGCTGATTCGGTATCATCAGGCAACAGAGGACCCGCCTCCTTCACCGCACCTGACCCCGCCTGATGGCGTGACAGAAATCAGAAGACACTCCTACACCCCAGAGAGCCGGCCACTGACAGTCATGAGCCGGCCATGCTTCCAg ATTTTGGCGGCATATGACTTCACAGCGAGAGGAAACCATGAAGTTTCTCTTCGAGCCGGCGAGCCAGTTCGTGTCCTGGAGCGCCACGACAAACGTGGGAACCCTGAATGGAGTCTAGTGGAGGCGAGAGGTGGGAAGAGAGGCTACGCGCCCTCCAACTACCTCACAATGGTTCCTATGGGGACTGGGCCACCTGGCACATACCAGCCCTACTGCTGA